One genomic window of [Clostridium] scindens ATCC 35704 includes the following:
- a CDS encoding 4Fe-4S dicluster domain-containing protein: MGKQLLIKPEKCLGCRTCELVCSFGHNGAFNPRFANVSVMAYEEAAISVPMMCMQCEEPCCMEVCPVGAIFRDEKDAVIINPDKCIGCKMCMNACPLGNIGFNTERRQVHKCDLCGGDPKCAKFCPTGAISYEDPEEGIDRKRAVADHFKDVFGEEAKA, encoded by the coding sequence ATGGGTAAGCAGTTATTAATTAAGCCCGAAAAATGCCTGGGATGCAGAACCTGCGAACTGGTCTGCTCTTTCGGGCACAATGGAGCATTCAATCCAAGATTTGCCAACGTCAGCGTAATGGCCTATGAGGAGGCAGCCATTAGCGTGCCGATGATGTGCATGCAGTGCGAAGAGCCCTGCTGCATGGAAGTCTGTCCGGTGGGCGCTATATTCAGAGACGAGAAGGATGCTGTTATTATCAATCCGGATAAGTGTATCGGATGCAAGATGTGCATGAACGCATGTCCTCTCGGCAATATCGGGTTTAATACAGAGAGAAGGCAGGTACATAAGTGCGATTTGTGCGGCGGAGACCCCAAATGTGCCAAGTTCTGTCCGACAGGAGCCATCTCTTACGAGGATCCGGAAGAGGGAATCGACAGAAAGCGTGCGGTTGCCGACCACTTTAAAGATGTGTTTGGAGAGGAGGCAAAAGCATGA
- a CDS encoding aldehyde ferredoxin oxidoreductase family protein: MMYGYMGQIIRVNLSNGSITKEPLNMKSAQDFVGARGLGTKYFCDEVDPQTDPLGPDNKLIFMTGPLTGTAASCSGRFEVVAKAPLTGTIGAANSGGHFGPELKYAGYDGIIFEGVSDHPVYLYINDDTVELRDAQELWGKTVYDTTDELNKACGSSFRISCIGPTGENLCLYAGVMNDKHRAAGRGGMGAVMGSKKLKAVAVKGTKSIYVARPEGFMDAIENARKVLKAHPVTGEGLGAYGTEILVNIINESGALPLRNGRDGSLYADADNISGETLAEKYLVRNKGCFGCCIGCGRIVDIPDGPFKSRGEGPEYEAGWSFGADCGIDDLEAVCKANFICNEYGFDPITLGSTIACAMELFEAGYLTEEDTGGIPIRFGDAATMVRLAEMTGKNEGFGAQLAMGSYRLAERYGHPELSMSVKKQEMPAYDGRAMQGIGLEYATSNRGGCHVRGYMTSPEVLGLPVKMDPLVTEGKASMLKVFQDLTALIDSVGICLFTSFAIGLPEVAAQYREAVGSDESDADILLKGERVWNLEKKFNIAAGVEKDTLPPRLLREHLPEGPAKGKVNDLYTMLAEYYQVRGWDAEGVPTPDKEKELGL, encoded by the coding sequence ATGATGTATGGATATATGGGACAGATCATCAGAGTAAATCTATCGAACGGCAGTATAACAAAAGAGCCGCTGAATATGAAGTCTGCACAGGATTTCGTAGGCGCAAGAGGGCTGGGAACGAAATATTTCTGTGATGAGGTGGATCCTCAGACAGACCCGCTTGGACCGGACAACAAACTGATATTTATGACAGGCCCGCTTACCGGAACCGCGGCATCCTGCAGCGGCCGTTTTGAGGTCGTGGCAAAAGCGCCGCTTACCGGAACCATAGGCGCTGCCAATTCCGGCGGACATTTCGGGCCAGAACTGAAGTATGCAGGCTATGACGGCATCATCTTTGAAGGCGTAAGCGATCATCCGGTCTATCTGTATATCAATGACGATACGGTAGAGTTAAGAGATGCGCAGGAACTGTGGGGAAAGACGGTATATGATACGACAGACGAGTTGAACAAGGCCTGCGGATCTTCCTTCCGGATCTCCTGCATCGGGCCTACAGGCGAGAACCTGTGCCTGTACGCGGGCGTTATGAACGACAAGCACCGCGCGGCAGGAAGAGGCGGCATGGGAGCGGTTATGGGAAGCAAGAAGCTTAAGGCAGTGGCGGTAAAGGGGACGAAGTCCATCTACGTTGCAAGGCCGGAAGGCTTCATGGATGCCATTGAAAACGCCAGGAAGGTACTGAAAGCACATCCGGTTACCGGCGAAGGCCTGGGCGCATATGGAACGGAGATCCTGGTCAACATTATCAATGAGTCGGGAGCGCTGCCGCTGCGCAATGGGCGTGACGGTTCCTTGTATGCGGATGCGGATAACATATCCGGCGAGACGCTGGCAGAAAAATATCTGGTTCGAAACAAAGGATGCTTTGGATGCTGTATCGGATGCGGGCGTATCGTAGACATCCCGGACGGACCGTTCAAGTCCAGGGGAGAGGGCCCCGAGTATGAGGCAGGCTGGTCCTTTGGCGCAGACTGTGGCATCGATGATCTGGAGGCGGTGTGCAAGGCCAACTTCATCTGCAATGAATATGGATTCGATCCGATCACGCTTGGCTCCACCATTGCCTGCGCGATGGAATTGTTCGAGGCAGGATACCTCACAGAAGAGGACACTGGCGGCATCCCGATCCGGTTCGGGGATGCGGCGACGATGGTAAGACTGGCGGAGATGACAGGAAAGAATGAAGGATTCGGCGCACAGCTGGCTATGGGCTCTTACCGGCTGGCAGAAAGATATGGCCATCCAGAACTTTCCATGTCCGTAAAGAAACAGGAGATGCCGGCCTATGACGGACGCGCGATGCAGGGAATCGGCCTTGAATATGCGACCTCCAACCGTGGCGGCTGCCATGTGCGTGGCTATATGACGTCTCCGGAAGTCCTGGGGCTTCCGGTTAAGATGGATCCGCTGGTAACAGAAGGAAAGGCCTCTATGCTGAAGGTATTCCAGGATCTTACCGCACTGATCGATTCTGTAGGAATCTGCCTGTTCACCTCATTTGCCATCGGACTGCCAGAAGTAGCGGCGCAGTACCGGGAGGCAGTAGGAAGCGATGAATCGGATGCGGATATCCTGCTGAAGGGCGAGCGTGTCTGGAACCTTGAGAAGAAGTTCAACATCGCGGCCGGCGTGGAGAAGGATACCCTGCCGCCGAGGCTTCTTAGGGAGCATCTGCCGGAAGGGCCTGCCAAGGGTAAGGTGAATGACCTCTACACAATGCTGGCAGAGTATTATCAGGTTAGAGGATGGGATGCAGAAGGCGTTCCGACACCAGATAAAGAAAAGGAATTGGGATTATAG
- a CDS encoding MoaD family protein, with amino-acid sequence MQIKFFAYLRDYTGCKTTDFPYEEDLYHLAHSLCDVYGDRLRKKMLTPDGEDLGEEIIILVNGRHVAHLGGIHAKLLPGDVVSIFPVVAGG; translated from the coding sequence ATGCAGATCAAGTTTTTTGCTTATCTCAGAGATTATACCGGCTGCAAGACGACGGATTTCCCCTATGAGGAAGATCTTTATCATCTGGCGCATTCCTTATGCGACGTTTACGGGGATAGGCTGAGGAAAAAGATGCTTACGCCGGATGGGGAAGATCTGGGAGAAGAGATTATTATCCTGGTCAACGGAAGGCATGTGGCGCACCTGGGAGGCATCCATGCGAAGCTTCTTCCCGGCGATGTGGTATCGATCTTTCCGGTCGTGGCAGGCGGTTAA
- the nuoE gene encoding NADH-quinone oxidoreductase subunit NuoE, with amino-acid sequence MVELLEVSKESIERIIHSYECSQRYALAIMQDMQRTYQYVPREGLEALAEYLGCPVSALYAMATFYKALSLVPKGEHTIKCCDGTACHIRGASTLIDGIERELGIRPGETTKDGLFSFETVNCLGSCALAPVLVVDDVYYGKVTLEKLREIIEDVRKGGAA; translated from the coding sequence GTGGTGGAATTGTTGGAAGTTTCCAAAGAAAGTATTGAGAGGATTATTCATTCCTATGAATGCAGCCAGAGATATGCGCTGGCTATCATGCAGGATATGCAGAGGACTTACCAGTATGTGCCAAGGGAAGGCTTAGAGGCCTTGGCCGAATATCTGGGGTGTCCGGTATCGGCGCTGTATGCCATGGCGACGTTTTACAAGGCATTGAGTCTGGTGCCAAAAGGCGAGCATACCATCAAATGCTGCGATGGTACGGCGTGCCATATCCGCGGCGCATCTACACTGATTGACGGGATAGAGAGAGAATTGGGCATCAGACCCGGCGAGACGACGAAGGACGGGCTGTTTTCCTTCGAGACGGTGAACTGCCTTGGCTCCTGCGCGCTGGCGCCGGTGCTGGTGGTGGATGACGTCTATTATGGGAAAGTGACGCTGGAGAAACTAAGAGAGATTATCGAGGATGTCCGGAAAGGTGGTGCTGCATAG
- a CDS encoding NADH-ubiquinone oxidoreductase-F iron-sulfur binding region domain-containing protein: MEKQILICCGTGCRANGSMKVAEALSEAAEAKGGRAQVIAEVKTTGCNGFCENGPIVKIMPDNLVYYKVKPKDAEEIIEKTVLGGEEIKRLMYQDDSGARVRSQEENPFYAHQQKVALRHIGKIDPENIEDYLKEGGYEALKKAVSMTSDEIISEVEKSGLRGRGGAGFPAGRKWRTAASYENFPKYVACNGDEGDPGAFMDRSILEGDPHCVIEGLAIAAVAVGAEEGFFYIRDEYDLAVRHVKKAIEDAKARGIIGESVMGSSHRLELSVVRGGGAFVCGESTALMASIEGRVGEPRAKYIRSVQRGLWNQPTVLNNVETLANIPVIIKKGGEAFADIGTEGSSGTKVFALVGKVKRTGLVEVPMGTTLRHLIYDIGGGILNNRAFKAVQTGGPSGGCIPESMLDLEVDFDSLAKYGAMMGSGGMIVMDDRSCMVEVARYYTNFLCEESCGKCTPCREGLRRMLEILTDICEGRGREGDIELLERLGRAMQDASLCSLGKTAANPVLTTIQYFREEYEAHIREKRCPAGVCKELTRFAIQPEKCIGCDMCARGCPASAISGGKKEIHAIDPEKCIACGSCREACKFDAVITLRRNDAAERGQQA, from the coding sequence ATGGAGAAGCAGATTCTTATATGCTGTGGTACCGGATGCCGGGCAAACGGCAGCATGAAGGTTGCCGAGGCACTCTCGGAGGCAGCGGAGGCAAAAGGGGGCAGGGCCCAGGTGATTGCGGAAGTTAAGACTACCGGCTGCAATGGATTCTGCGAAAATGGGCCGATCGTGAAAATTATGCCGGATAATCTGGTATACTATAAAGTAAAGCCTAAGGACGCAGAAGAGATTATAGAGAAGACGGTTCTGGGGGGAGAAGAGATCAAGCGGCTCATGTATCAGGATGACAGCGGCGCGAGGGTACGCTCCCAGGAAGAGAATCCATTCTATGCCCATCAGCAGAAGGTGGCATTAAGACATATCGGGAAGATTGATCCCGAGAATATAGAAGACTACTTAAAAGAAGGCGGATACGAGGCCCTTAAGAAGGCAGTATCCATGACATCGGACGAAATCATTTCCGAAGTAGAGAAGTCAGGGCTTCGGGGAAGAGGCGGAGCCGGATTCCCGGCAGGGAGGAAATGGAGGACTGCCGCTTCTTATGAGAATTTCCCCAAATATGTGGCTTGCAATGGAGACGAGGGAGACCCGGGCGCATTCATGGACCGCTCGATTCTGGAAGGCGATCCCCACTGCGTTATAGAAGGACTGGCCATCGCCGCGGTAGCGGTAGGAGCCGAGGAAGGCTTCTTCTATATCCGGGATGAGTACGACCTGGCAGTGCGGCATGTAAAGAAAGCCATCGAGGATGCAAAGGCCAGAGGCATTATCGGCGAATCCGTGATGGGCTCGTCTCACAGGCTGGAACTGTCGGTAGTCAGGGGCGGCGGCGCGTTCGTATGCGGCGAGTCCACGGCGTTGATGGCATCAATAGAAGGACGGGTGGGAGAGCCCCGGGCTAAGTATATCCGTTCCGTGCAAAGAGGCCTTTGGAACCAGCCTACCGTGCTGAACAATGTGGAAACGCTGGCTAATATACCGGTGATCATCAAGAAAGGCGGGGAGGCCTTTGCTGATATTGGAACAGAAGGCAGCAGCGGGACGAAGGTCTTTGCCCTGGTAGGAAAGGTAAAAAGGACCGGACTTGTGGAAGTGCCAATGGGCACGACCCTGCGCCACCTGATCTATGATATCGGCGGCGGCATCCTGAATAACCGGGCGTTCAAGGCTGTACAGACGGGAGGGCCGTCAGGAGGCTGTATTCCGGAATCCATGCTGGATCTGGAAGTGGATTTTGATTCGCTGGCGAAGTACGGAGCCATGATGGGCTCCGGCGGTATGATCGTTATGGATGACAGAAGCTGCATGGTGGAGGTAGCCAGATACTACACCAACTTCCTGTGCGAGGAAAGCTGCGGAAAATGTACGCCTTGCCGCGAGGGCTTAAGGCGGATGCTGGAGATCCTTACGGATATCTGCGAGGGCAGGGGAAGAGAAGGAGACATTGAACTGCTGGAACGTCTGGGGCGGGCTATGCAGGACGCGTCCCTTTGCAGCCTCGGAAAGACGGCAGCCAATCCGGTGCTGACGACGATCCAGTATTTTCGGGAAGAATACGAGGCGCATATCCGCGAGAAGAGATGTCCGGCGGGCGTATGCAAGGAACTGACCAGGTTCGCCATACAGCCGGAGAAATGTATCGGCTGCGACATGTGTGCCAGAGGGTGCCCGGCGAGTGCGATCAGCGGCGGCAAGAAGGAAATACATGCCATTGATCCGGAGAAATGTATCGCCTGCGGAAGCTGCAGGGAAGCATGCAAGTTTGACGCGGTCATTACCCTGAGAAGAAATGACGCCGCAGAAAGGGGGCAGCAGGCATGA
- a CDS encoding 2Fe-2S iron-sulfur cluster-binding protein, with protein MIEITINGKACTCEKGEFLLEVARRNGFYIPTLCHHPGVAEQGCCRVCLVEVVENKRSKIVVSCVYPVEQPCEVYTDSARVREDRGAVLMLLAARAPESTEIKALCKQYGAMDGSRFAPIEGEKCIMCGLCARACASLGTGAISTVMRGTSKKISTPYDEPSSACIGCLSCAKICPTRAIDFAEDEKKRSIWGREFELIRCKECGAPIGTKEEIEYAAMRCGEEPMYLCPDCRKKKMADVMAHAYGVE; from the coding sequence ATGATAGAGATTACGATCAACGGAAAAGCATGTACCTGCGAAAAGGGAGAGTTCCTGCTTGAAGTAGCCAGAAGGAATGGCTTTTACATACCGACCTTATGCCATCATCCTGGTGTAGCGGAACAAGGATGCTGCCGGGTGTGCCTGGTAGAAGTGGTGGAAAACAAAAGAAGCAAGATCGTGGTATCCTGCGTTTACCCTGTGGAGCAGCCCTGCGAAGTGTACACGGACAGCGCCCGGGTAAGGGAAGACCGGGGCGCTGTCCTGATGCTTCTGGCAGCAAGAGCCCCGGAAAGCACGGAGATCAAAGCCCTGTGCAAGCAGTATGGGGCCATGGATGGCAGCCGTTTTGCCCCGATAGAAGGGGAGAAGTGCATCATGTGCGGACTATGCGCCAGGGCGTGCGCGAGCCTTGGAACGGGAGCCATCTCTACCGTCATGCGCGGAACTTCCAAGAAGATATCCACGCCTTACGACGAACCCAGCAGCGCGTGCATCGGCTGCTTAAGCTGCGCGAAGATCTGTCCCACCAGAGCCATTGATTTTGCGGAGGATGAGAAGAAGCGGAGCATCTGGGGACGGGAGTTTGAACTGATCCGCTGCAAGGAATGCGGCGCGCCCATAGGCACAAAGGAAGAGATCGAATACGCGGCAATGCGCTGCGGCGAAGAACCGATGTATCTCTGCCCGGACTGCAGGAAAAAGAAGATGGCAGACGTGATGGCGCACGCTTATGGCGTGGAATAG
- the moaA gene encoding GTP 3',8-cyclase MoaA, producing the protein MKDQYGRTIDYIRISVTDRCNLRCVYCMPEEGVEQVAHEEILTYQEIVRIAGLCARMGISKVKLTGGEPLVRKGLYSLVRDLKRCEGIEQVTLTTNGVELKSQMEELAKAGLDAVNISLDTLDAGMYASVTRRDMLDQALEGLKEALRYPQVKVKINCVPMRNVNEGQWTTLAGLSRDLPVDVRFIEMMPIGLGKEFQGRSQDDILAALRKAYGQETLFYGKCGNGPSIYVKFPGFKGRIGFISAISHKFCGECNRIRLTSEGFLKPCLQYENGTDIKGPLRRGQSDEELAMLIEDAIYRKPRSHHFEQAEGEGFEQRQMSKIGG; encoded by the coding sequence GTGAAAGACCAGTATGGACGAACCATAGATTATATCCGAATATCGGTGACGGACCGCTGCAATCTGAGATGTGTCTACTGCATGCCCGAGGAAGGCGTAGAGCAGGTGGCGCATGAAGAGATCCTAACCTATCAGGAGATTGTAAGAATTGCCGGGCTGTGCGCCCGGATGGGGATATCGAAAGTAAAATTGACTGGCGGAGAGCCGCTGGTACGCAAGGGCCTCTACAGCCTGGTGAGAGATCTGAAGAGATGCGAAGGCATCGAGCAGGTGACGCTGACGACCAATGGCGTAGAATTAAAAAGCCAGATGGAGGAACTTGCCAAAGCAGGGCTGGATGCTGTCAATATCAGCCTGGATACGCTGGACGCGGGCATGTATGCCTCTGTCACGCGCCGGGATATGCTTGATCAGGCACTGGAAGGACTTAAGGAAGCGCTTCGGTATCCACAGGTCAAGGTCAAGATCAACTGCGTTCCTATGAGAAATGTCAATGAAGGACAGTGGACGACACTGGCAGGGCTCTCCAGGGATCTGCCGGTGGACGTGCGCTTCATTGAGATGATGCCCATCGGGCTGGGAAAAGAGTTCCAGGGGAGGAGCCAGGATGATATCCTTGCGGCGCTTAGGAAGGCCTATGGACAGGAGACCCTCTTTTATGGAAAATGTGGAAATGGTCCAAGTATATACGTAAAATTTCCGGGATTCAAAGGAAGGATAGGATTCATCAGCGCCATATCCCATAAGTTCTGCGGGGAATGCAACCGTATCCGGCTTACCTCGGAAGGCTTCTTAAAGCCCTGCCTCCAGTATGAAAACGGAACGGATATAAAAGGACCGCTGCGGCGCGGGCAATCAGATGAAGAACTAGCCATGCTTATTGAGGATGCTATATATAGAAAACCCAGAAGCCACCATTTCGAACAGGCAGAAGGGGAAGGGTTTGAACAAAGACAGATGTCAAAGATTGGAGGATGA
- a CDS encoding MOSC domain-containing protein: protein MITLGKVIAVCTSPAKGTQKTSVERAVFIEDYGIEGDAHAGKWHRQVSLLSYDKIEEFRKKGAQVANGAFGENLVVEGIDFKTLPIGTIFQCNDVILELTQIGKECHHGCEIFQKMGDCIMPREGVFAKVIKGGVIEAGDILNIVTD from the coding sequence ATGATAACGTTGGGAAAAGTGATAGCGGTCTGCACAAGCCCGGCCAAGGGAACGCAGAAGACAAGTGTAGAACGGGCAGTGTTCATCGAGGATTATGGAATCGAGGGCGATGCCCATGCAGGCAAATGGCACCGGCAGGTTAGCCTTTTATCCTATGATAAGATCGAGGAATTTAGGAAGAAGGGCGCCCAGGTGGCAAATGGAGCCTTCGGAGAAAATCTGGTAGTGGAAGGAATTGATTTTAAAACGTTGCCGATTGGCACGATCTTTCAATGTAATGATGTCATCTTGGAACTGACGCAGATTGGAAAGGAATGTCACCATGGATGCGAGATATTCCAGAAAATGGGCGACTGTATCATGCCCAGGGAAGGCGTATTCGCAAAAGTAATCAAAGGAGGTGTGATTGAAGCCGGCGACATTTTAAATATAGTAACCGATTAA
- a CDS encoding substrate-binding domain-containing protein, translating into MKKKVLTVMLVVAMCLGLAACASKEEPKKEEPKKETESKDSVKDKGKLMMATTTSTEDTGLLDYLKPLFKEDTGWDLEWNAVGTGEALKMGENGDVDVVLVHAKTSEEEFIANGYGVERFPVMYNDFVVIGPKEPIAKTEDINAVFTQIINDQLPFVSRGDDSGTDKKEKKIWSELGLDPASDPNYVESGQGMGATITMADEQKAYCLTDRGTWLKQSKDATLDSELEIICEGDKNLLNQYGVIAVNPEKYPELNNEGANDFIEWICSDKIQKLIGEYGIDEYGQALFTPNAGTDS; encoded by the coding sequence ATGAAAAAGAAGGTTTTGACAGTGATGCTTGTAGTGGCAATGTGTCTGGGGCTTGCGGCCTGCGCGAGCAAAGAGGAGCCTAAGAAAGAGGAGCCGAAAAAGGAGACAGAATCCAAGGACTCGGTGAAGGATAAAGGGAAACTTATGATGGCGACTACGACCAGCACGGAGGATACGGGACTTCTGGACTATCTGAAGCCGCTGTTTAAAGAGGACACCGGATGGGATCTGGAATGGAATGCCGTAGGTACCGGAGAGGCCCTGAAGATGGGAGAGAATGGGGACGTGGACGTTGTACTTGTCCATGCAAAGACCAGCGAAGAGGAATTCATTGCAAACGGCTATGGCGTGGAGCGATTTCCAGTCATGTATAATGATTTCGTAGTGATTGGTCCGAAAGAACCTATCGCCAAGACGGAAGACATTAATGCCGTATTCACACAGATAATCAATGACCAGCTTCCATTCGTATCCAGAGGCGATGACTCAGGTACGGATAAGAAGGAAAAGAAGATATGGAGCGAACTTGGGCTTGACCCTGCTTCAGATCCGAACTACGTAGAGTCCGGGCAGGGAATGGGCGCGACCATTACCATGGCGGACGAGCAGAAGGCTTACTGCCTGACGGACAGAGGAACCTGGCTTAAGCAGAGCAAGGACGCGACGCTTGATAGCGAACTTGAGATTATCTGTGAAGGAGACAAGAACCTGCTGAACCAGTATGGGGTAATTGCCGTTAATCCGGAGAAGTATCCGGAGTTGAATAATGAAGGAGCCAATGATTTTATTGAGTGGATATGCTCTGACAAAATACAGAAACTGATTGGGGAATATGGAATCGACGAGTACGGGCAGGCATTATTTACGCCGAATGCAGGTACCGATTCATAG
- a CDS encoding ABC transporter permease, producing MVEWLKSVISDPGIISAIKVTFTMAVCSTAISSVLGIVLGLLLERFQFPGKKIVIRINRTLMGVPPVVVGLVVYLLIMRRGPLGPLSLLFTIKGMVIAQTLIITPIICGMIYSYARKAAPSIRVFAVTMGADRWQTAKLTVREMKKEIYFCMVTGFGRSISEVGAVMLVGGNIKGRTRTMTTTISLLKSQGIFTEGVALGVLLLVMAFLLQWICDILQKEEAEDENY from the coding sequence ATGGTAGAGTGGTTAAAAAGCGTGATATCAGATCCGGGAATTATCAGTGCTATCAAAGTGACCTTTACGATGGCAGTCTGTTCTACCGCGATATCATCTGTGCTGGGAATCGTGCTGGGGCTTCTCCTTGAGAGGTTCCAGTTTCCCGGGAAGAAGATTGTTATCCGGATCAACCGGACGCTGATGGGAGTGCCGCCGGTGGTCGTGGGCCTGGTGGTCTATCTCCTGATAATGCGCAGGGGGCCTTTGGGCCCTTTGTCGCTTCTATTTACCATCAAGGGGATGGTGATCGCGCAGACGCTGATCATTACCCCCATCATATGCGGGATGATCTATTCCTATGCAAGGAAGGCAGCGCCTTCGATCAGAGTATTCGCGGTGACTATGGGGGCGGACAGATGGCAGACGGCGAAGCTGACGGTGCGCGAGATGAAAAAGGAGATTTATTTCTGCATGGTTACCGGATTCGGGCGCTCCATCAGCGAGGTGGGGGCAGTCATGCTGGTGGGCGGCAATATCAAGGGCAGGACGCGCACGATGACGACGACGATCTCGCTGCTAAAGAGCCAGGGAATATTCACGGAAGGAGTGGCGCTTGGAGTCCTGCTTCTGGTCATGGCATTCCTATTACAGTGGATATGCGATATACTCCAGAAAGAGGAGGCGGAGGATGAGAATTACTAA
- a CDS encoding ATP-binding cassette domain-containing protein, which produces MRITNLEKTIGNFHLEVDDLYIEPGKIHGIVGPNGCGKTVFLKMVAKILKPDGGNIDYEGLTGRDITMMSQRPYLMDASVYQNLIYPLTLRGIKPDEDAVDRTLERAGLLSQKKQYAKSLSSGERQKLSFLRALIFHPKLIMVDETLSNLDPESEALFEGMIVEVQKEAPITWMIVNHQLDHIYQLCDQIHYMEKGRFVRS; this is translated from the coding sequence ATGAGAATTACTAACTTGGAAAAGACGATTGGAAACTTCCATCTGGAAGTTGATGATTTATATATAGAGCCGGGAAAGATCCACGGGATCGTGGGGCCTAACGGATGCGGCAAGACGGTGTTCCTTAAGATGGTAGCCAAAATATTGAAGCCGGACGGTGGGAACATCGATTATGAGGGGCTTACGGGCCGGGATATTACGATGATGTCCCAGAGGCCCTATCTGATGGATGCATCCGTCTATCAGAACCTGATATACCCGCTTACGCTTCGAGGGATCAAGCCGGATGAGGATGCGGTAGACCGGACGCTTGAAAGAGCGGGACTTTTAAGCCAGAAGAAGCAGTACGCAAAGTCCCTCTCCAGCGGGGAGCGCCAGAAACTATCCTTCCTGCGGGCGCTGATCTTCCATCCCAAACTGATTATGGTGGATGAGACGCTGTCCAATCTGGACCCGGAGAGCGAGGCGCTATTCGAGGGAATGATCGTGGAGGTGCAGAAAGAGGCGCCGATTACTTGGATGATCGTAAATCATCAGCTGGATCATATCTATCAGCTCTGCGACCAGATCCACTATATGGAAAAAGGAAGGTTTGTGAGATCATGA
- a CDS encoding molybdopterin molybdotransferase MoeA — translation MKLLNVDTLEEARRKVIRAMEGSPLRVEEIELLKAQGYVLAEDVCARENVPLFRRSTVDGYAVRAADTGGAGESIPAFLRIVGEVEMGCAPEMEVTPGTCVYVPTGGMIPEGADGVVMVEFCELFSDTEAAVYKPVAAGANIVEAGDDMKQGQKVLEKGTKITPQAIGALAALGITRVRTYCPWKITVISTGDELVAPRETPKPGQVRDINTYGIYATARQMGFEVAECAVLKDDRMLLLETAQKGMEQSDIVVISGGSSQGKKDETNFVIDELASEGAFTHGLALKPGKPTILGYDRPTQTLLAGLPGHPAAAMLVFRLVIGWLWRTATGEKEPYVRTAEISTNLPAAPGKLTCQLVHLARRDEGSLAAIPIFGRSGLISTLSGADGYILIEENKEGLKKGERVSVYEI, via the coding sequence ATGAAATTGCTGAATGTAGACACATTGGAGGAGGCCCGACGGAAGGTGATAAGAGCGATGGAGGGCTCGCCGCTAAGAGTAGAAGAAATAGAACTTCTAAAGGCACAAGGATACGTGCTGGCAGAGGATGTCTGTGCCAGAGAGAATGTCCCATTATTCCGAAGATCTACGGTGGATGGCTATGCGGTCCGGGCAGCAGATACCGGAGGCGCAGGCGAGAGTATTCCCGCATTCTTAAGGATCGTGGGGGAGGTGGAGATGGGCTGTGCGCCAGAGATGGAAGTCACGCCCGGAACCTGCGTCTATGTCCCTACTGGCGGCATGATTCCTGAAGGTGCGGATGGAGTCGTAATGGTGGAGTTCTGCGAGTTGTTCTCGGATACGGAAGCGGCAGTCTATAAGCCGGTGGCAGCGGGGGCTAATATTGTAGAAGCCGGAGATGACATGAAACAAGGACAGAAGGTTCTGGAAAAAGGGACGAAGATCACGCCCCAGGCGATCGGAGCCCTGGCAGCGCTTGGAATCACCAGGGTTCGTACATACTGTCCCTGGAAGATCACGGTGATATCCACGGGAGATGAACTGGTGGCGCCTAGGGAGACGCCAAAGCCAGGCCAGGTGCGGGATATCAACACGTATGGGATCTATGCGACGGCCAGGCAGATGGGCTTTGAGGTGGCGGAATGTGCGGTGCTCAAAGATGACAGAATGCTGCTTCTGGAGACGGCGCAAAAAGGAATGGAACAAAGCGATATCGTAGTGATCTCCGGGGGAAGTTCCCAAGGGAAGAAGGATGAGACCAATTTCGTGATAGACGAGCTGGCCAGCGAAGGCGCATTTACCCATGGGCTGGCCCTTAAGCCGGGCAAGCCTACGATCCTGGGATATGACCGGCCTACGCAGACCCTGCTGGCAGGACTTCCGGGCCATCCGGCGGCAGCCATGCTGGTATTCCGGCTGGTGATTGGGTGGCTGTGGCGCACAGCCACAGGGGAGAAGGAACCCTATGTGCGTACGGCGGAGATATCTACGAACCTTCCGGCAGCGCCGGGGAAACTGACCTGCCAGTTGGTGCATCTTGCGAGGCGGGATGAGGGAAGCCTTGCGGCCATCCCGATATTTGGACGCTCCGGACTTATCAGCACGCTTTCCGGGGCTGATGGCTATATATTGATTGAAGAGAATAAGGAAGGGCTGAAAAAGGGAGAGCGGGTATCTGTATACGAGATTTGA